The genomic interval cgtttttattatgaaatacttCAAGCAATCCTAAAGTCTGCTGAATATGATAATAAATACCTGGGTACCCAACATCCAGTTTGTCAGACCTTAATGTTTTGTCATGTTTGCTTCAGATCTATCttcttagcaaaataaaatattaagacatATTGAAACACCCTATCTCAAGCACCCAGAGCCAATTCTTTCCCTGGAGGAATCACTATCCTCAATTTGGTGTTTCTCAGCCACATGTGGGTTTTTAACATACATATGtacgcatatatatatgtatatatgcatttatagGTATATGCAAGCGTAAACAATGTATGGTACTGTTCtacttgtttttaaacttcttgCTGCACATTTTCTCCTGCAACTTGCTCTTTTGGAATAACATTATACTTTTGAGGCTTATCCAGGTTTACACATGTAGCtgtagttcatttgttttcatagcTGTTTCTATGGTATTCATTATATGACTATGCCgtcaaattttcattttcttcttggtaGACATTtatattgtctccattttttcaCTGTTATAAACAACATTGCAGTAATTATTCTTGTAAATATCGTCTTACGTTTACTGAGCAAGAGTTTCTACCTGGGCAGGAATTGCTGGGGCATAGGCTACGAGCATCTTCAGTTTTATTGGATTGGTCTCCAAATTGGTGGTACCACCTTACCCTGCCACCAGTACTGTGAGAGTTTTCTTTGCTCTACATCCTAACCACCACGTGGTTTGGCCACTGTTGCTATTCCCCATCTCGGACGCCGGTGAGGTAGGACAGTgctcatttctctgaattctgtcACCATGAAGTATTAGCAGTTTTTCACCTTTGCTAATTttttaggccaaaaaaaaagatatctgttGATGAGGTCTAAAtacattttgattcattttttttctaattataaaaataacacaaattattttagaaaatttgaaaatatagacAAGCacgaaaagaaaagaataattccCTTTAATCCCGCCACTCAAATATAATATCAAATAATATCTGACATTTGTGAAATTCTTACTCTATATATACCTAGGGCAGCTTTTGATACCTAATATTTCACAAACAGGATTCACTGATACGTATTTAATAtacatgtgatatatatatatatatacacacatatatatggtaaatatacatatgtatatatttcaccTTTACAAAAAAGGTACTACTTTTTTATAAACTAGTTTTTTTCACCTAACAAATAAGTCACAATCATTTTCTCATAATATCTGTATTCTGGACTGGAGAGTGTTATTTCAAGAGTTCCACATTCATATCCATCTGTCTCCCTACACCATCCAGAAACTAAGGACCAAACTGAGCCCAGCAATGAGTCCTAGGAAGCTGGCTTGCTGCTAGCTGTATACAGTGGTGTAACTGACTCAGCCACACAGGGAAATGGAATTAACATACAACTCTCACTACTCAGGGAAGCCAACTCCCACCTCTGCCTTAGAGCCTTCTGCTGGGGACTACCTATCCTATCTGTCCATCGGGCAATATAACATGCAACTCCTTTTAGCTACTAGCTCTCCTGTGCCCTCATCCCGTACTCTTAGGTTTTCTCATCACCACCACCCTTCAATGTAAACATATTACCTACATTCTCCGCCTCTTGTCTTCACTGTCTGCCCCCCAGAACACCAAGCTCTCCAGACACTGACCCACAGGAAGTTTGATATTCCATTCTCTTATGTAGCCTGGCCCATGTGTACACTTGATGAGGTGAACTATATTTGGATTTGATCCAGCTTCCATGGCAGAAAAGAGTCTGCAATGGGTGTACCATTGCTCACCTAGACTATTGCAATAGCTCTCACTCCCTCAAGTGTTGCCTCTCTCACCACTGCACCATCTGCTCCACAAATCCACCCACATAGCTGTAAGTGAGCTTCCTAAGAATTAATTGTTTTGCCATTTCTCTGCATAAAATACTCCAGTGTGCCACCATGGCCTACGGGATGAAGCCCAAGTGCCTGTCGCAAGGCCCTCTGTGATCTCTGTTGCCGCTCCTATAGCCATTCCACCTATCACTTCTGCGTCACTCTGTCGGCTCTAGTAATTCTGAGTTGTTGTTCTCTGCCCTCCTGACACCATTTCACACCCTTGTGCCTTTGCACATACTTCCCTTCCTGTGTAGAATGCTCCCCCTTCTTATCTGCCtggaaaactcctattcatccttcaaagtcCCATTCCAAAGATATTCCCAGAAACTCAAAGTACCACCCTACATATtctttattaattacaaagaggaAAAGTTACCTTTACAATGTAGAAACCTAGCTAATGCCACCTTAACCTGGTGGTCAAACTTATCATCACCGTTAATGGGACAAACAGATATCATGTGCCCCCAATGAATGATGCAATCTGGTactattcttgccaaaaatagtTCACCTGAATCTAATCCTGAAGGAACAATCAAACACTTCCAAATGGAAAGATGTCCTGCAAAACTAGCctgaactcttcaaaaatgtcagtggCCAGGAAagaccaaagcaaaacaaaaggctCAGAAATGGTTCCAAATTAAAAGGTGCTCAAGAAGCATGACAAcaaaatgcaatgtgtgatcctTGATTCCATCCTggatcaaagggaaaaaaacagctaCAAATAACATTATTTGGAGGACTGGTGAATTTTGAATATGGATTATATATTAGATAATAAAGTTGggtcaatgttaaatttcctgagtaCAGTCATTGTATTGTGGTTACGGAGGAGagtgtccttgttcttaggacgCGTTGAAAGGGCTGAATTGTTGCTATATCTGCAGTTAGCAATGGTTcagcaaaaagaaacaagtaggggcttccctggtggcgcagtcgttgagagtctgcctgccaatgcaggggacacgggttcgagccctggtctgggacgatcccacatgccgcggagcaactgggcccgtgagcctaCAActactgctgagcctgcgcgtctggagcccgtgctccgcaacgagaggccgcgatagtgagaggcccgcgcaccgcgatgaagagcggcccccgctcgccgcaactggagaaagccctcgcacagaaacaaagacccaaaacacagccaaaaattttaaaaaaagattataaaacaaaataacaatctgttaaaaaaaaaaagaaacaagtaaacagataaatatgtgtgtttgtatatctAAATAGAGAGACAAAGGAAATGCAATGGCAAGTGTTGACAATAGAGAAATTACAGGTGAAGGGTACACAGGTGCTCATTATTCTATTCTTCACCTTTGctgtaggtttgaaatttttcaaaacaaaaacttggacagaataaataataaaaacaaacaaatgaacaaaaagctTTGTTCCAGGTCATGTTTTCTGTGAAGACTTTCATGATATCCCTCCTGGCTGCCCCGGTCCCCGAGCACAGACACACATAAAACAATGAATCACCCTCTCTTCCAGACTCTTTCATGATTATGTATCTCTCTGACTAAACTGTAAGCTCTTTGATATCTGGGcctgtgtgtgttgtgttggATCTACACAATGCTAGAACTGTACCTGACACCGACTGGATGCTCAgctgatgcttttttaaaaaaattaatcgaGCTGATTCTTGAGGCTTGGAAAGGATTCAGTAAGCAAGAAGGAGCGAGAGCGTTTTCTCAAGGGAGAGGAGTGGCATGAGCAAAGGTAAGGAAGCAGGAATGTATATGTTGCAATTACCAAGAACATTTGATTTGTTTGGTCAGAACTGAAGATTTACATAAGTGAAAATGCCTAGCACACAATAGattcttaataaaaatttggtgagtaaatgaatgaatgaatgagatcgGAAAGGCAGGCTTAGATCAGAGAGGAAAGGGCCTTGACTACTGAATTGAGAAATCTGAGTGTTAACTAGTCCTTGACACCCAGGGTCTTTTCCCAGTGGCAGGAAGAGAGTGTGTTCTTCAGCAAGTCCCTTGTACATGTTTCCCCctaaataataaggaaaagtaGAGATAAGTGGAAGTCTGAAAGTGACCAATTTCCAAACTCAAGAGGAGGAAACATCTTCTCATCCACCCACGAGAAGTCCTACAGTGGAGTTTTAAGACATCCAAAATCCCTCAGATGAAAGGGCATCACAGAATATTGGCTGGAAAAATACATGAATCTATTTAATATGAGCCATGCTTGTCTTTGAGAATAGGGTATGCAATTATTTTGGttaattttactatatatatatatatattttttttttttttttttttgctgtgccacgcggcttgtgggatcttagttccctgaccagggattgaacccggggccactGTAGTGAAAGcgttgagtcctaaccactggactgccagggaagtccctaattttactacatttttaaaatttaaggagCACACCTTTGCACACAACCCCAAAATGACAAGGAGTGATGGGGAAGTGATGAGTCCCTGAGCTGCTCTGTGAAAGAATTTGTTAGTTTTAGGTTATAGTTGTTTCGAATCTTCAGTCAAATTCTACAAAAATCTTAGCTGAGAGGAAATGCAAATCTCAGGGAgcgttttaaaaatctatttttggcCCAGTTATGATGTAGCATTGACTGGCTCCAGAATTTTTAACATTACTGGTTAGAAACCACTGGTGGCGGTCAAAATGACTTGTAGCTTACAAAGCATGCGGGCATTCTTTTTGGAGAAAGTAGACAAGAAAATTTGAGCTGTTGTTTCAGGTAATAAAGTAGAATCAAGTGATAAATCATTTGGGCTGTATGCACAAATGGACAGTGACACAGCCAAATTAGTCACAATTGTTCACCACAGGCCAACTTCATGATAGATAAAGGGCTATATATCAGCAATGTTCCCTTAGAAACAGTCCTGATGTGTCTGTGAGCAGGAACATAATTCTATGGCTACAATCAACAAAGAAGTATCAGGCTAGCTCACCAAGCCCAGCCAAACCCCTATCTCGCTACAGTTTTATAAAGATTAGCATATCACATGAGCCAAATGCTGTGCCCCAATGTAAAAATATGATACTGTTACTTTGTGGAAAAAGTGTAAGCCCTGTTCTTCAACACCAATAAAATAGAAGCATTCATAGATACTGAGTTCAGTGTGATCCAAAAACTGAAGCATAAAATAGCTATCTGgtaacagaacattttaaaacatcaagaCAGATAAGAATTCGGGCTCAGAAAATAAATGACtatgaagaaagataaaaagaagagagagctgGGGTTTCTCTGAAGACCCAGCTCTGCGGCCAAGTCCTCCCTGTAGCAAGCTGCCATTGCCATGGAAACCAGTGGGAAGGGCAGTGGGGGCCTGTGACTCCCGCCCAGGGCGGcagaggtggggttgggggtggagacGGGGTGGTGACCTGTGACCAATATACTGTCCCCCAGACCCTATGCAAGAGACTCCACCGAGCTGCTGCTTCCTGAACTCGCTCCCGGGAGCGGTGCCCCGAAGCAGCCAGGAGAGACCGCTGTCCCGCCGCCTCGATGACAACACCGCCGTGTCCCCTCCTGGCTCAGGCTGTCGGGCAGCCCTCGGTCCATGGCCTCTCCCAGATAACCAGCAGTCTATACATCAGCAATGGGGTGGAAGCCAGCAATGAACTCATGCTGTCTACTAACCACATCACGACAGTCATCAACGTGTCGGTGGAGGTGGCCAACGCGTGCTTCGAAGGCATCCAGTACGTACACGTGCCGGTGGTAGATGCTCCCACCACGCACCTCTACGACTTTTTTGACCCTATTGCAGATCACATCCACAGCGTGGAAATGAAGCAGGGCCGAACGCTGCTGCACTGCGCCGCCGGGGTGAGCCGCTCTGCCACCCTCTGCCTCGCGTACCTCATGAAGTACCACTCCATGCCGCTGCTGGACGCCTACTTGTGGACCAAGTTATGCCGCCCCATCATCCGGCCCAACATCGGCTTTTGGGAACAGCTTATCCATTATGAATTCAAGCTGTTCGGCAAGAACACCGTTCACATGATCAGTTCTCCGGTGGGTATGATTCCAGACATCTACGAGAAAAGGTCTGTTTGATGATGCTGATGTGAGCTATCCCGGCCAGCTCCTGACGTCTGCTGCAAATCCTATATCAACATTGAACGCTGAACTTTTCTTGGTAAAGGAACTAGAAACCACCTTTTAGAAGAGCAAGCAAAAAGGGCGGGGGAAGTTTTTAGCTTAGTATGCCTtctctttaaagaataaaattcattaaaagtaaaatggTGACAGTGTTTCTTATCCTGTGAGCGGCGCGGCACGGCTGCTGCAGCCTGGCAAGAGAGGAGGGTGCCGAAGGTGGTGCCCAGCTCAGATGGACCTGAACCCTGGGACCTGCCGGAGCAGACTACTAACCCTGGGGTGAGTCCCCCGCAGCcgttcctcccccccacccccccccacccagcgCCCCAATCCCACCTGGTTCTTCCCAATCCAAAGCCAGAGGCTTAGATATGGTGGTACCCCCTGTGTGCTTCTTACAGTAAGTGCCAACCTACTGGATAAGTGGCCTTCTTGGGGTTCTCTGGGAGTCCTGGGGGAGCCTCAGGCCACCCCTGACCCTGCCTTCAACCACAGTGACCCAACTCTGGTTTTCTAGATTAGATTTACAtgtaaaatagttttcaaaaaaaacaattccactatataaagttgaaaaatattttttccagtgcTGTACTAAATGGCAAGGTCTTGAGTTGCCCTCAGCAATCCCCACCAGCCTTTGTGAAAAAGGAACATTAATCCCCTTCTCCAGGGCACTTGCTAAGAGAGAGAGCCCGCCTGACACAAGGCCTCCGTTGCTCTCATGGGCCTTGGCATGGTAGGCTGGAGCGGCTGGCCAGGACTGGCTCTGTCACCTCCTGCCATTGTAACTGGGGCCTCTcagagcctccatttccttacctGCCAAAGCAGTGATAGCCTGTCTCTCCCagggttgctgtaaggattagATTCCTGAGCATGGGACCTAGCAGGCGAATGGTTTCCTGCTTAGAGGAAAGGGCTGCTCTTGTTATTAAGGATAATCTTTAGCCCTGCTGGTTGGGGGTCAGCACATTCATCCTCACAGCGGCCTTTCCCCCATCTGTACACAGCCCTTTGTTGTCTACACAGCGCTCTTCTAAAAAATCATCCTGTCTATAAAAACAAATGGTGTAAGGTTCTTTTGGACCCTACCTCAGAGGAGGCCTACATTTAGAGCCTTTTCAGCGTTCCCATTGTGTCATTGTATTTAATCCATGTGAAAGCAAGAAGCATCATTCCAGGGCCCCCTGTCCCCTACCCAAGGGTCTTATTTATCGTCACTGACCATTAGAGCCAGCACCCTGGGGTTCCACCAGGATCCGTGAAGGCACTTGCCAAAGGGACGAATGAGTGGGCCCCAGAAGTAGGCCCTGGAATCCAGGATTGTTCAAAATCCCCAGGTATCTGGCTCTGGCTTGGGAGCGGCTATTCTAATCGAGAATTATTCTAAATAAACAATACGAGACAAAGAGCACAACTACTCTGGTGGATGCAGACCTGTGGGTCCAGCCCCCTTTCTCTCCAaacccatccccactcccacttCCACCAAAGGAGTGTCCAGGGATGCAAtttgggggagtgggggtgggggacattaTGAAAACCTCTGCTCTAGACGGATCCTCTCCTTTTACAGATAGAAGACCAGGCTCACAAAACACAAGGGCTAGTGTGACAGATCCTCCACAAAGCAGCCTTTCTGGCAGAAACccagaaagaaaatttcttttcaagcattttttaaagaaatttgtttgggtatatatatatgtgcgtgtgttttcattttttttaatacctaaATTAACACACCATAAAATTAACTCTCTTTGGACATACAGTTCTATCAGCGTTAACAATGGATACATTTGTGTAACCACTGCCACAATCAGGACACAGAGCAGTTCCATGACTCCAAAAATTTCCCTCATGTCTTCCCTTTGTAGTCAGactctgcccccccaccccccacctgccAACCTCTGGCAAACACTGATTGGTTCTCCATCCTATAGACTTGCCTTTAACAGAATGTCacattaatggaatcatacaggatgcAACCTCTGGTGACCGGTTTCTCTCAGTCTTTGTGATTTACCCATGCTGttgtccattgtatggatgtaccaaagTTTGTTTTACATTCACCTGTGAAGGATATTTGGCTTTGTATTACTTTCCTCGGGGCTGctataagaaaataccaaaaactaggtgacttaaaacaacagaaatttattttctcacagttctggaagccagaatcCTAAATGAAGGTCTCTGCAGGGCCATGATCCCTCCGAAAAGTGTCGGGGGTAGGGGGTCGGCGGTGGggggaatccttccttgcctcttcctagcttctggtggttgccagcaatccttgacattccttggcttgtagatgcatgaCTCCAGTATCTGCTTCTGTGGCCACATGGCTGTGTGGCCACATTCCCTAGTGTGCCTTCACAtctgtctttcctctgtgcatatctgtgtccaaatttccctcttcctataggacaccagtcatattgggggCTCATTCTACTCCAGCATGACCCTATAACAACCATTTATTAGGAAGCTATTATATGCCAAGCACAGTACTGGGCACTTTACAACAGTGTCTCAAGCCTTTTCAACAGTCCTTCAAGGTGGTCCACCTCCTACAAATGAGAAATCAGAGGTTCCAagaggttaaggaatttgccAAGGCAGCACACAGCTCAGGAGTGAAGAGGTGACATGCACACTGGGTTCtcttttcttgcatttcttttgaGACAAAGGTAAGTagattgaaaaaaggaaaaatttgagTCATACCCTTGATTCCCAAATAGTATacatacaaatcacctggggattcTTTTATTATACAGGTACCTGGGCCTCAGCGGAACAAATTTAGTTTCAGTAGGTAATAGGTAAGTTCCAGGAAGCtgccttttttttggccacgccaagCAGCCTATGGGAATTTAGTTCCCCCACCACGGATCGAACCTGGGCattcagcagtgagagcacagagtcctaaccactggaccgccagggaattccccaggaagctgcattttttaaaaaaattaattaatttatttatattttatttttggctgcattgggtcttccttgcggccagctggggctactcttcgttgcggtgcacgggcttctcattgcaggggcttctcttgttgcggagcgtgggctctgggcgtgtgggcttcagtagttgtggcacacgtgctccgtagttgtggcgcacgggcttatttgttctgtggcacgtgggatcttcccggaccaggactcgaacctgtgtcccccgcattggcaggcagattcttaaccactgcgccaccagggaagccccaggaagctgcatttttaacaagcatctCAGATGACTCTGATAATGGCTGAGAAACATCAACCAAACAGTAGTGAATATGTAAATACTAGGTATTCCATATCTTCTCATcatgttccttcttttttgaatGATCTATTCATGCCCTTAGACAATTTTCTATCAGATTGTaagtcttttagttttcttttcagttgtAGGACCTGAAATATAGAATAAGAATATTCAACTTTCCTTGTCAAATATGTTGCATATATTTTCCCCAGTTTATCACGTGCCATTTGTTTATGGTGCTTGTTTGTGATTCAAAAGTTTAAACTTGTATGTAGTTAAATCTATGAGTCTTTAACTGAATTGTTTTTGCTTCTGAATGTACTTGAAAGGTTTTCTCCATTGCATAATCATAAAAACATTAACTATTATTTTCTCCTCAttaatgtttttttcacttttaaaccttttcccccaattttttaatttgaaaattttcaaacatccAAAAATGTTAACCAATTGTTAGCCTTTTGTCATATGTGCTTTCTCTCTCAATATGATACTTTTTTTCCTGActtatttgaaagtaagttgcagatatCATGGCCCTTCACCCTTGAATATTTCAAAATGCATCATCTAGGaataaggacattctcctacatacTGATGATATCATTATCAAACCTAAGCCAATTAATTAACAGTAGTTCTCTACCATCAatccatatttaaattttctcacttaatgcc from Balaenoptera musculus isolate JJ_BM4_2016_0621 chromosome X, mBalMus1.pri.v3, whole genome shotgun sequence carries:
- the DUSP21 gene encoding dual specificity protein phosphatase 21 → MTTPPCPLLAQAVGQPSVHGLSQITSSLYISNGVEASNELMLSTNHITTVINVSVEVANACFEGIQYVHVPVVDAPTTHLYDFFDPIADHIHSVEMKQGRTLLHCAAGVSRSATLCLAYLMKYHSMPLLDAYLWTKLCRPIIRPNIGFWEQLIHYEFKLFGKNTVHMISSPVGMIPDIYEKRSV